The stretch of DNA GCAGAATTTTGTCTCAGCCGCAGTGGGCGTTGCGGTGCTCTTTGCGCTCATACGCGGATTTTCACGCGTGCAGCAGAGGGGCGTCGGATGCTTTTGGACGGATGTCACAAGGGCGGTGCTATACGTGCTGCTGCCGCTCTCCCTTGCGCTTTCGATAGCGCTCGTCTCGCAGGGCGTAGTGCAAAACCTTAGGCCCTATCAGACGGTCGACCTTGTGGAACCTATCGTTCTTGAAAACGGCGCAAAGGTGACTCAGCAGATGATACCTATGGGGCCGCAGGCGAGCCAGGTAGCGCCAAAACAGCTGGGGACGAACGGCGGCGGCTATAACGGAACGAACTCCGCGAGCCCGCTTGAAAACCCAACGCCGTTTTCAAATCTGCTTGAGATGCTGTCGATACTGCTCATCCCAGCCGCCCTTTGTTTTTCGTTCGGGCGTTCCATCAAAGACAGACGGCAGGGAACGGCGATTTTTGCCGCAATGTTCATCGTGCTCGCCGTGTCGCTTGGCGCGGTTGCCTTCTTTGAGCAGGCGGGAACTCCGCAGCTTGCGCAGGAGGGCCTGGTGAATATTACCTCCGTAGGTCAAGCCGGCGGCAACATGGAGGGCAAAGAGACGCGCTTTGGCATCGCCTCTTCCGCAACATGGGCAGCCTTCACTACGGCCGCCTCAAACGGTTCCGTCAACTCGATGCACGACAGCTATACGCCGCTTGGCGGAATGGTGGCGATGCTCTTGATGCAGCTCGGAGAGGTCATCTTCGGAGGCGTCGGGTGCGGGCTCTACGGAATGCTAGGCTTTGTCCTCTTCACCGTCTTCATCGCGGGTCTGATGGTAGGACGAACGCCGGAATATCTTGGCAAAAAGATTGAGCCATACGAAATGAAGATGGCGGTGCTCGTCTGCCTGGCAACGCCAGTTGCGATACTTGCCGGAAGCGGAGCTGCAGCGCTTGTTCCATCGGTGGCAAAGAGCCTCGGCAACGGCGGCGCGCACGGATTTTCAGAGCTGCTCTACGCCTTTTCTTCCGCCGGCGCGAACAACGGCTCCGCCTTCGCCGGGTTTAACGCAAACACAGTTTTTCTAAACGTAAGCCTCGGCCTTGTGATGCTCTTTGCACGTTTTGTGCCGATGGTGGCGACGCTTGCCATAGCGGGATCGCTGGTGCAAAAAAAGAGAGCTGCCGCAAGCGCGGGAACTCTTTCCACATCAAACGCCATGTTCGTATTTCTCTTGGTTTTCGTTGTGCTGCTTATAGGCGCGCTCTCGTTTTTTCCAGCGCTCGCCCTTGGGCCTATAGCCGAATATTTCCAGATATTCGGCGCGTAAAGGAGCTGTAAATCATGACTGTCCAAAATAAAAACGCGCTTGCCGACCCTGCGATGGTGCGGCGCGCGGTAAAAGATTCCTTCGCAAAATTATCGCCCGCGACACAGGCGCAGAACCCCGTGATGCTTCTGGTCTACATTTCCGCAGCAATTACCACGGCGCTCTTCGTCCTCGGGCTTTTCGGCGTAAAGGACGCGCCGGTCGGCTTCACCGGCGGCATAGCGGTGATACTGTGGCTGACGGTGCTCTTCGCAAATTTCGCAGAGGCTATAGCCGAAGGGCGCGGCAAGGCTCAGGCAGATTCTCTGCGCTCCTCTCGCCGCGACGTCCCCGCACACAAGCTGGGCGACCCAAAGCGGCGCGACTCGGCGGTCGAAGTTCCCTCTTCGTCGCTGAGACGCGGAGAAGTTTTTGCGGTCTACGCCGGAGAACAGATAGCGGCTGACGGCGAGGTAATAGAGGGCGCGGCCTCCGTCGACGAATCTGCTGTCACGGGAGAATCCGCGCCCGTAATCCGCGAAGCCGGCGGAGACCGCAGCGCCGTGACCGGAGGTACGACGGTGCTCTCCGATTGGCTGGTGGTGCGCGTCACCCAAGAGCCGGGACAAAGCTTCCTCGACAAAATGATAGCTATGGTGGAGGGCGCGGCGCGCAAGAAGACGCCGAACGAAATAGCGCTGCAAATATTTCTCGTGGCGCTTTCCATCATCTTTCTGCTTGTCACCGTCTCGCTCTACACCTATTCCGCATTCTCCGCGAAGCTTGAGGGCGTGGCAAACCCCACCACGGTGACGGCGCTCGTGGCGCTCTTCGTCTGCCTCGCGCCGACTACCATAAGCGCTCTGCTTTCGGCGATCGGCATCGCGGGAATGAGCAGGCTCAACGAGGCTAACGTGCTTGCTATGAGCGGGCGCGCGATAGAGGCGGCGGGCGACGTGGACGTGCTGCTGCTGGACAAGACCGGGACCATCACTCTAGGCAACAGGCAGGCCAGCGAATTTATCCCGGTAGACGGCTGTTCAGAGGAGGTGCTCGCCGACGCGGCGCAGCTTTCATCTCTTCCCGACGAAACGCCGGAGGGTCGCAGCATCGTGGTGCTGGCAAAAAAGAGATACGGCCTGCGAGGACGCGAGATAGGCGCTGCGCACATGACCTTCGTCCCCTTTACTGCGCTTACGCGCATGAGCGGCGTGGACTGCGCGGAGTGTGAAATACGCAAAGGCGCTGCGGAGGCTGTGCGCCGTTATGTGGAGGAGGCGGACGGAGAGTACTCTGACGAATGCGCAAGAGCGGTCGAGAGCGTCTCGCGCAAGGGAGGCACTCCGCTCGTCGTTGCTAAAAACCATAAGGTGCTCGGCGTCATCTACCTGAAAGACATCGTAAAGGACGGCGTAAAAGAAAAATTCGCCGACCTGCGGAAGATGGGTATCAAGACCATTATGATAACAGGCGACAACCCCGTTACGGCGGCGGCTATCGCGGCGGAAGCAGGAGTGGACGATTTTCTTGCCGAGGCAACGCCGGAGGCGAAGCTTTCAATGATCCGCGACTATCAGGCGAAGGGGCATCTGGTGGCGATGACCGGCGACGGCACGAACGACGCGCCGGCGCTGGCC from Cloacibacillus sp. encodes:
- the kdpA gene encoding potassium-transporting ATPase subunit KdpA, whose protein sequence is MNQILQYALYLALLTALAVPLGCYLSRVMDGEKVFLSRILAPCEAVVYKLLHVDKNEDMDWKKYAACALAFSALSLAALFSILMLQRFLPLNPENIAGMSWDLAFNTAASFITNTNWQAYSGESALSYFSQSVGLTVQNFVSAAVGVAVLFALIRGFSRVQQRGVGCFWTDVTRAVLYVLLPLSLALSIALVSQGVVQNLRPYQTVDLVEPIVLENGAKVTQQMIPMGPQASQVAPKQLGTNGGGYNGTNSASPLENPTPFSNLLEMLSILLIPAALCFSFGRSIKDRRQGTAIFAAMFIVLAVSLGAVAFFEQAGTPQLAQEGLVNITSVGQAGGNMEGKETRFGIASSATWAAFTTAASNGSVNSMHDSYTPLGGMVAMLLMQLGEVIFGGVGCGLYGMLGFVLFTVFIAGLMVGRTPEYLGKKIEPYEMKMAVLVCLATPVAILAGSGAAALVPSVAKSLGNGGAHGFSELLYAFSSAGANNGSAFAGFNANTVFLNVSLGLVMLFARFVPMVATLAIAGSLVQKKRAAASAGTLSTSNAMFVFLLVFVVLLIGALSFFPALALGPIAEYFQIFGA
- the kdpB gene encoding potassium-transporting ATPase subunit KdpB, which gives rise to MTVQNKNALADPAMVRRAVKDSFAKLSPATQAQNPVMLLVYISAAITTALFVLGLFGVKDAPVGFTGGIAVILWLTVLFANFAEAIAEGRGKAQADSLRSSRRDVPAHKLGDPKRRDSAVEVPSSSLRRGEVFAVYAGEQIAADGEVIEGAASVDESAVTGESAPVIREAGGDRSAVTGGTTVLSDWLVVRVTQEPGQSFLDKMIAMVEGAARKKTPNEIALQIFLVALSIIFLLVTVSLYTYSAFSAKLEGVANPTTVTALVALFVCLAPTTISALLSAIGIAGMSRLNEANVLAMSGRAIEAAGDVDVLLLDKTGTITLGNRQASEFIPVDGCSEEVLADAAQLSSLPDETPEGRSIVVLAKKRYGLRGREIGAAHMTFVPFTALTRMSGVDCAECEIRKGAAEAVRRYVEEADGEYSDECARAVESVSRKGGTPLVVAKNHKVLGVIYLKDIVKDGVKEKFADLRKMGIKTIMITGDNPVTAAAIAAEAGVDDFLAEATPEAKLSMIRDYQAKGHLVAMTGDGTNDAPALAQADIGLAMNSGTQAAKEAGNMVDLDSDPTKLIDIVRIGKQLLMTRGSLTTFSIANDLSKYFAIIPALFMGLYPGLAALNLMGLHSAQSAIFAAIIYNALIIIALIPLALKGVKYRELPAGALLCRNLLVYGVGGIILPFIAIKLIDMLLAAFM